The DNA window GAAGCTGGAAATATTTATGCTAAATATTATGAATTTGGAAATATTCCTTCAGATGAAATACTTTTATCCGATTTAAACCAATTTTTAGATCTTTACAAATCAATTACAAATTCTAGTTTTCAATTACAAATAGTTCGAAATCCTGATGAAATAAGGGATTTGGAAAATAGGTTCTTAAATTTATTTAAAGAAAATACTGATGAAATAATTTCAAATACTAAATTTGGTTATACAAAAAAATTAAAAAATTCATACTGGAACAATGATCTAAGTATGGGTTTATCATATGAAGAACTGGATAACAGATTTTGGAATGGTTTAACTCTAAAAAAACCTTTAGAAGGAAATAGAATAGATATTTCTTGTGAAATTAATTTTCCTAAAGAATATAATAGGTTGATTTCAGGAGCATTTGCTAAAAATAGTCAAAATGATTATTACATGATCAATAGAGGGAGGTTAGGTGGGGGAAAATATCAAAAGGAATTTAAAGAAAAGTATGAAGGTGACTGGACTAAAGTCCAAGATGGAGAAAAAATTACAGAAATGGTTGTTATAGGTAATTTAGACGATCCTAAATTCTTATTTAAATTGAAAGAATTTATTTTAGAAGTGGATAGGATCAAATCTGAGTATTCAATCTACACATTGGATATAAGAAGTTTTTTAAATGAAGTTCTTGAAAAATTTAAGGGAATTAGAGCTAGAGATGAACTAGTTAAAGATCATCCTTTATCAGCGGTATTTAATGGTTTTACTGTAAATTTAAAGGAATATATTAACAATCAGTTAGCTCTTAAACCAGAGCAATATCATGTTAAATCCGTTCATTTTGCAAATAATAAATTTACTAAAACCCCATACGTTTATTTCACTGATCAAACTAGATCAAACAATTACTACGTAGGATACATGTTTAAAGAGGATATGACCGGTGCATACTTAGCATTAAACATTAATTCCGGAGTACTAGAAGATCTTTACAAAAACAACAGAGAGTTTTCGAAAATTGAAAAATACGAAGATCATTATATAAACAATCTCAGGAATGAGCTTGGAAAAAAATCAGATTTAACAAAAAATTTTACTAAAATCTCTGAAAACCTTTGGTTTAATAACAGAACTATTTATTCAAGATATTATGAAAAAGAGAATTTGCCAGAAGAAGAACAACTACAAGAAGATTTAATCAATATGTTTGAATTATATGATCTTCTTGTTTCTGAGAATAAGCTAGTTACATTATCAGAAAGATCAGAGATTAATAAAGCGCTGAAATTATTCGAAAAACGGTTTATGGAAGTTAATGATAACAAAGTTGAAAATAATCCCCAAACTAAAAATGTTTACTTTTCAGATAAGCTTGGAATATGGGGAAAATTTGATGATTCTAATAACTATTATTACAACCCTTTTGGAGTGGGTAATCCATCCCAATCTTCTAATAATCAAACATTATGTGAAATTAACTTCCCTCATAACGGAATAAATAAAACTATTTCAGGATTATTTGCTAAAAACTCTGATGGAAAGATTTTTCTATTAAATCGTGGGCATTTCCATGGAGTTAATGCAACAAATGAAAATAATAATTGGAATTGGGTCGAAATAAATGATGGAACTGAAAAAAATCAAGCAGTTTTAATTGGAGGATTAGAAGATAATGACTTCAATGAAAAATTGAAGGAATTTATTTATAAAGTATATGAATTAAAGGGGGGAGAAACATTGGGAGATGATTTCTTTAAATTTTTGACAGAAAGGGGTTATGTGTTTGATAAAGAAATAATTGAAAATTATTTATTATCTCTTAAAATAAAACCGTTCGTAATTTTCACAGGAAATTCAGGTACAGGAAAAACTAAACTTGCACAACTATTTTCTCAGTACTTAAGTTCCTCCAATAAAATCAAACCTACTGAACATAAAATTGTTTATCCAATGAAAAGATCTGTAACAACTTATTCTAAAAAGCATAATGGTGGTTGGAAACTTAAACCTAAGGAAATAAATGAATTAACAGAAATATTTGATTCTAAAACCATTAAAGACTTACCAAAAGATATTGGAATGGAAATTATTGATAAAAACAGAGTTATTTGGGGAAATATTAATTTTGTTGAAGAAAAGCATTCTTATTCTGATGATATACAAGTATATATTTACTATGATGAAAATTCAGATCTTGATAACTTTTTAAAACAAGCTGAAGGTGAAATCAAATGGAATTTAGTCTCAAAGGATTATGGGGAATTTGAAGGAAAGTTGTATGAAATTGTTCCAGTTGGAGCTAACTGGACAGAAAATCGTCATATTTTAGGTTTTTACAATGTTATTACTGGACAATACGAAAAAACCTGTTCATTAGATTTAATATTAAATGCACATGCAGATTTAGATAACCCTTATTTTTTAATTTTAGATGAAATGAATCTTTCCCATGTTGAAAGATATTTTTCAGATTTTCTATCCGGAATGGAAAGCTATGAACCAATACCATTACATAATAATGGAATTGAAGATGTTCCAAAAGGATTAAAGTTACCTGAAAATCTTTTCGTTGTTGGAACTGTAAATGTTGATGAAACAACTTACATGTTCAGTCCTAAAGTGTTAGACAGAGCAAATACCATAGAATTTTTAACACCTTCTGCTTTAGATTACATGAAAAACAATTTGGATACCGGTAGTTTGGATGGTCAAAAACAATATTTAGAAAATCCATTATCAAATTTAGAAATTAGGAATGCTCAAATATTCGAATTAAAAGAGTTAATGTTGGATATTAATACACCAACTGGAAACTTTTGGGAGCTAATTACATTGGAAATTAAAAAATTTCAAGATATTCTAAAAAAAGCTCATTTTGATTTTGGATTCAGAATAATCAATGAGATTATGCGTTTTATGTATGTTTCATGGGTTTATGAAGGTAAGAAATCACAATGGAATAATTGGGAAAGATATTTTGACGCTCAGATTAAACAAAAAATGCTACCAAAAATACATGGATCTCAGCGAACATTGGACAACATAATTTCAGAATTACTTGCTCAATGTAATGAGTATCCAAATTCCAAGCAAAAACTTCAAGAAATGAATGATATTCTCCTTAAGCAGAGATATGTTTCTTATACAAACTAAAGGGATACCATGAATCGTCAGAAGGTTGTTGTCCCAGTAACGTTGAAAAATGAAATAATAGGGCACTTGTCTGTTATCTCGTTTTATCCAACTAACTGTTCTTCAAATTATTTTATGGAAGATATTAAAGAATTTTTTAATGTAATAAAATCCGATGAAATTGATAATGAATCACCTATTTTATATGGTAATTTGGGAAATAACCATCAGTTAATGCTTCTTGAAGAAACAAAATATCAAATATCGTTTGAACCGTTAGTTGAGTATGAAAAAATTCGTATCCTTACAACTATTAGAGATAATTATGAAGATGTTTTCGAACCTTTAAATATCACATCAGAAAATCCTCTTAAAGCTAATATTAATTTTAAAAGTTTCGCAGGTAAATCATTTTTCGATGTTTCAATTGACAATATTAACTCTGATTTAATCCCATTTGAAGTTAGATCTAAAAAAATTAATTATATGAATGAATACGTCGAAATGGTTGCTGAATTGTCTAATGTAATGTCAGGAATATTATTTAAACCTAAATCTCCACTATTTCAGAATTTCGAGCAGAACAACATCCCCAAAAATACTTATTATGAATATTACATGTTTTTGGAATATTTGTTTTTAGATGAAAATTTGCCCTATGCATATGAATACATTAGAAAAAATATTTTTGTAAATTTAAGAAAATATTTGGAAACTGTACCAACTGCCTTTGCTAATAATATTGGAAGTTCCATATTAGTTAATATTGTGAATAATCCTAAAGATCTAATTAAAACTAATAAACCTCCACAGATTTGGCCTGAAAATATGAGAAATTACGTTCCAAATAACATTGAGCAACCTTACTTTGAAGAATCTGTAGATACTCCTGAAAATAGGTTGGTAAAATATTTTTTAGTATCTATTGAAGAAATTATTGAGAAATTATTGGTTGAATTTAAAGAAAACAGCTATTTTAATGATAGATTACAATTATTTAAGACCATGGTTTCGGATTATCTTTCAGATCAGTGGTTAATGGATGTTAACAAGCTTGAAAAAGTGCCAATGAATTCCCAGGTACTACAAAAGAAAGAAGGTTACCGAGATATTTTTAAATATTATTTAAATTATGAATTTGGTTTTAAGCCAGAATGGAATGAAATAGAAGATATTTTCAATGGTAATGAACGAAAATTAAGTGAGCTATATGAAATTTGGTGTTATTTCAAACTTCTAAAGATTATTGAAGAAATTACTAACTATAACATATATTATGAGGATCTATTTCAGATTGAAAATAAGAATATAAATTTGAAACAAGGCCAAAATTCCAAAATAGAATTATATTTTGAGTACAAAGGCAAAAACATTATTTTAAAATTCTTTTACAATTTAACTTTTAGCAAAAATAATTATCAATATTATTCATATTCCCTTCAGTTGAGGCCAGATTATGTAATTGAAATTAATTTTAATGACAAAACTCACTTTATTCTTTTTGATGCTAAATATAAGTCGAAAGGAATTCCAAATGAGGACTTATTCAATAAAAAAGATCATATATACAAATTTGAAGATGTATATAAGATGCATACCTATAAAGATGCTATAAAAAACTCTTTAGGAGCTTATGTACTTTATCCCGGAGGTGAAGCAGTTATATTTCCTGAAAATCAAAACAATCTGATACCCTCTGTTGGAGCATTTAATTTAAAACCAGGAAATAATCTAAAAGAAAATAAAATTGAAGATTTTATCAGAGATATTTTGGATTGGTTAATTAAAGAATCATAGGTATTAAATAAAAAAAATTGATATTTAAATAGTTATCATATAATTGAATAATCAATAATGTATATGTAAATATAAAATATTGTTATTGAGATTAAATTTATAATATTGTTATTAATTTAAGGAACGTAAAAATATG is part of the Methanobacterium lacus genome and encodes:
- a CDS encoding MrcB family domain-containing protein, with the translated sequence MLKNYLSAKQENFVDNSLAYKIRKEIPNEITQSLDGDKYIVKGSPGMGNWAQLPWIGIFNPKITYSAQSGYYIVYLFKENMDGVYLSLNQGVTDYRNKYGDKKALEHLKKSSEEFRDKLVSEDLKKEIDLGNGNYAPFYEAGNIYAKYYEFGNIPSDEILLSDLNQFLDLYKSITNSSFQLQIVRNPDEIRDLENRFLNLFKENTDEIISNTKFGYTKKLKNSYWNNDLSMGLSYEELDNRFWNGLTLKKPLEGNRIDISCEINFPKEYNRLISGAFAKNSQNDYYMINRGRLGGGKYQKEFKEKYEGDWTKVQDGEKITEMVVIGNLDDPKFLFKLKEFILEVDRIKSEYSIYTLDIRSFLNEVLEKFKGIRARDELVKDHPLSAVFNGFTVNLKEYINNQLALKPEQYHVKSVHFANNKFTKTPYVYFTDQTRSNNYYVGYMFKEDMTGAYLALNINSGVLEDLYKNNREFSKIEKYEDHYINNLRNELGKKSDLTKNFTKISENLWFNNRTIYSRYYEKENLPEEEQLQEDLINMFELYDLLVSENKLVTLSERSEINKALKLFEKRFMEVNDNKVENNPQTKNVYFSDKLGIWGKFDDSNNYYYNPFGVGNPSQSSNNQTLCEINFPHNGINKTISGLFAKNSDGKIFLLNRGHFHGVNATNENNNWNWVEINDGTEKNQAVLIGGLEDNDFNEKLKEFIYKVYELKGGETLGDDFFKFLTERGYVFDKEIIENYLLSLKIKPFVIFTGNSGTGKTKLAQLFSQYLSSSNKIKPTEHKIVYPMKRSVTTYSKKHNGGWKLKPKEINELTEIFDSKTIKDLPKDIGMEIIDKNRVIWGNINFVEEKHSYSDDIQVYIYYDENSDLDNFLKQAEGEIKWNLVSKDYGEFEGKLYEIVPVGANWTENRHILGFYNVITGQYEKTCSLDLILNAHADLDNPYFLILDEMNLSHVERYFSDFLSGMESYEPIPLHNNGIEDVPKGLKLPENLFVVGTVNVDETTYMFSPKVLDRANTIEFLTPSALDYMKNNLDTGSLDGQKQYLENPLSNLEIRNAQIFELKELMLDINTPTGNFWELITLEIKKFQDILKKAHFDFGFRIINEIMRFMYVSWVYEGKKSQWNNWERYFDAQIKQKMLPKIHGSQRTLDNIISELLAQCNEYPNSKQKLQEMNDILLKQRYVSYTN
- a CDS encoding DUF2357 domain-containing protein — protein: MNRQKVVVPVTLKNEIIGHLSVISFYPTNCSSNYFMEDIKEFFNVIKSDEIDNESPILYGNLGNNHQLMLLEETKYQISFEPLVEYEKIRILTTIRDNYEDVFEPLNITSENPLKANINFKSFAGKSFFDVSIDNINSDLIPFEVRSKKINYMNEYVEMVAELSNVMSGILFKPKSPLFQNFEQNNIPKNTYYEYYMFLEYLFLDENLPYAYEYIRKNIFVNLRKYLETVPTAFANNIGSSILVNIVNNPKDLIKTNKPPQIWPENMRNYVPNNIEQPYFEESVDTPENRLVKYFLVSIEEIIEKLLVEFKENSYFNDRLQLFKTMVSDYLSDQWLMDVNKLEKVPMNSQVLQKKEGYRDIFKYYLNYEFGFKPEWNEIEDIFNGNERKLSELYEIWCYFKLLKIIEEITNYNIYYEDLFQIENKNINLKQGQNSKIELYFEYKGKNIILKFFYNLTFSKNNYQYYSYSLQLRPDYVIEINFNDKTHFILFDAKYKSKGIPNEDLFNKKDHIYKFEDVYKMHTYKDAIKNSLGAYVLYPGGEAVIFPENQNNLIPSVGAFNLKPGNNLKENKIEDFIRDILDWLIKES